One genomic region from Cyanobium usitatum str. Tous encodes:
- the moeB gene encoding molybdopterin-synthase adenylyltransferase MoeB, giving the protein MLPPDTSGVQLSPDEVARFARHLILPEVGMEGQKRLKAASVLCVGTGGLGSPLLLYLAAAGVGRLGIVDFDVVDHSNLQRQVIHGTSWVGKPKIESAKARILELNPHCQVDLYETALTSENALEIISGYDLVCDGTDNFPTRYLVNDACVLLGKPNVYGSIFRFEGQATVFNLDAASPNYRDLFPEPPPPGMVPSCAEGGVVGVLPGIIGVIQATEAVKIITGIGTTLSGRLLLFDALAMKFRELKLRPNPERPVIDKLIDYQEFCGVGGTAPGQEESGAVESIGVGELKVLLDGDTSGLVLIDVRNPPEAEIAVIPGAVLIPLDQIENGTAVERIQQLVAGKTLYVHCKLGGRSAKALIALKRHGIEGINVAGGIDAWSQEVDPSVMRY; this is encoded by the coding sequence ATGCTTCCTCCCGACACCAGCGGCGTCCAGCTCAGCCCCGATGAGGTGGCTCGCTTTGCCCGGCACCTGATCCTGCCAGAGGTGGGTATGGAGGGGCAAAAGCGGCTCAAGGCTGCTTCTGTTCTGTGCGTGGGCACCGGTGGGCTGGGCTCGCCCTTGCTTCTTTATCTAGCGGCTGCCGGCGTAGGCCGGCTCGGCATCGTCGATTTCGACGTGGTCGACCACTCCAACCTCCAGCGCCAGGTGATCCATGGCACCAGCTGGGTTGGCAAGCCCAAGATCGAATCTGCCAAGGCCCGCATCCTGGAGCTCAATCCCCACTGCCAGGTGGATCTCTACGAGACGGCCCTCACCAGCGAAAATGCCCTGGAGATCATCTCCGGCTACGACCTGGTCTGCGACGGCACAGACAACTTCCCCACCCGCTACCTGGTGAACGACGCCTGCGTGCTGCTGGGTAAGCCAAATGTCTACGGCTCGATCTTCCGCTTTGAAGGTCAGGCCACGGTGTTCAACCTGGATGCAGCCAGCCCTAACTACCGGGACCTTTTCCCTGAGCCGCCGCCGCCGGGCATGGTGCCCTCCTGCGCCGAGGGCGGAGTGGTGGGGGTGCTGCCCGGAATCATCGGTGTGATCCAGGCCACCGAGGCGGTGAAGATCATCACCGGCATAGGCACCACCCTCAGCGGCCGGCTGCTGCTTTTCGATGCCCTGGCGATGAAGTTCCGCGAGCTGAAGCTGCGGCCGAACCCGGAGCGCCCCGTGATCGACAAACTTATTGACTACCAGGAGTTTTGCGGCGTTGGCGGCACCGCCCCGGGCCAGGAAGAATCCGGAGCTGTGGAGAGCATCGGCGTGGGCGAGCTCAAAGTGCTGCTGGATGGTGACACCAGTGGCCTGGTGCTGATCGACGTGCGCAACCCCCCCGAGGCGGAGATCGCCGTGATTCCTGGCGCCGTTTTGATCCCTCTCGATCAGATCGAGAACGGCACGGCCGTCGAACGCATCCAGCAGCTGGTGGCCGGCAAAACCCTTTACGTCCACTGCAAGCTGGGTGGCCGCAGTGCCAAGGCCCTGATCGCTCTGAAACGCCACGGCATCGAGGGAATCAACGTGGCCGGAGGCATTGACGCCTGGAGCCAGGAAGTTGATCCGAGTGTGATGCGCTACTGA
- a CDS encoding M67 family metallopeptidase, with protein sequence MFSQAPEQIRADLHLLTVLRPILASAEPEEGCALLLGERLDYDWQLRLIWPCCNVWPQPQQRCRRFAIDPREQLQAQKWGREQGLELLGSAHSHPTSGAVPSDTDRSLCGVSTLMVILGAQNLGGELVAWWLPEAPAPPLRLPWRMGA encoded by the coding sequence GTGTTCTCCCAAGCGCCAGAGCAAATCAGGGCAGATCTGCACCTGCTCACCGTTTTGCGCCCCATCCTGGCCAGCGCCGAACCGGAGGAGGGCTGTGCCCTGCTGCTGGGTGAACGCTTGGACTACGACTGGCAACTGCGCCTGATCTGGCCGTGTTGCAACGTCTGGCCCCAGCCTCAGCAGCGCTGCCGTCGATTTGCGATTGACCCAAGGGAGCAGCTGCAGGCGCAGAAGTGGGGCAGGGAGCAGGGGCTGGAGCTGCTGGGCTCGGCCCACAGCCACCCCACCAGTGGGGCCGTGCCTTCTGACACCGATCGCAGTCTCTGTGGGGTATCCACTTTGATGGTGATTCTCGGGGCCCAAAACCTTGGTGGGGAGTTGGTTGCCTGGTGGCTGCCGGAAGCTCCGGCTCCGCCCCTGCGCCTGCCATGGAGAATGGGGGCCTGA
- a CDS encoding CAAD domain-containing protein, whose translation MSDTTTDAVEQGTATEVETDATSGAAEVSFSERYSDILAKVNGTLDQVDWSQMGRIGKASGVILAVIVAQILIKGVLDAINLLPVVPGLLELLGLVIVGQWSWHNLTTSEKRGAVVAKVQNLRKEYLG comes from the coding sequence ATGAGCGATACCACCACCGACGCGGTTGAGCAGGGCACTGCCACTGAAGTGGAGACTGACGCCACCTCCGGTGCCGCCGAAGTCAGCTTCAGTGAGCGTTACAGCGACATACTTGCCAAGGTGAACGGCACCCTGGACCAGGTGGACTGGAGCCAGATGGGCCGGATCGGCAAAGCCAGCGGCGTAATTCTGGCTGTGATCGTCGCTCAGATCCTGATCAAAGGAGTGCTCGACGCAATCAACCTGCTGCCCGTGGTTCCCGGCCTGCTGGAGCTGCTCGGCTTGGTGATTGTCGGCCAGTGGAGTTGGCACAACCTCACCACCAGCGAAAAGCGTGGTGCCGTGGTGGCCAAGGTCCAAAACCTCCGCAAGGAATATCTGGGCTAA
- a CDS encoding fructosamine kinase family protein: protein MQAWVEQQLGCAVVAQAPLGGGCIHQAWRLELADGRSVFAKTNAAAALAMFEAELNGLQQLAHHAPAALVIPEPLAWGVAGDRAVLLLSWLQLAGSLGAAAESGWFQCGQALAQLHRSSAGSAPAQGYGAAADNFIGSAPQPNGWRSDWGVFFAECRLAPQLAWAASRGEPLRGARELLELVPRWLSGHHCEPALVHGDLWCGNAGLLSNGCSTIFDPACFWGDREVDLAMAQLFGGFPKAFFSGYENGWPLEPGAKGRVALYNLYHLLNHANLFGGGWGRQAQTTIDQLLLNSC, encoded by the coding sequence ATGCAGGCCTGGGTAGAGCAGCAGCTCGGCTGCGCCGTGGTGGCCCAGGCGCCGCTGGGGGGTGGTTGTATCCACCAGGCCTGGCGGCTGGAGTTGGCCGATGGTCGCAGCGTGTTTGCCAAGACCAATGCGGCCGCCGCCCTGGCCATGTTTGAGGCGGAGCTAAACGGCCTGCAGCAGTTGGCCCACCATGCGCCCGCCGCTCTGGTGATTCCAGAGCCCCTGGCCTGGGGAGTGGCCGGCGATCGCGCCGTGCTGCTGCTCAGCTGGCTTCAGTTGGCAGGCTCACTTGGCGCCGCAGCTGAAAGTGGTTGGTTTCAATGCGGCCAGGCCTTGGCCCAGCTGCACCGCAGCAGTGCCGGCTCGGCACCAGCCCAGGGCTACGGCGCTGCAGCAGACAACTTCATTGGATCAGCCCCCCAGCCCAACGGCTGGCGCTCCGATTGGGGGGTGTTTTTTGCGGAGTGCCGCTTGGCGCCCCAGCTGGCCTGGGCCGCTAGCCGGGGAGAGCCGCTGCGGGGAGCACGGGAGCTGCTGGAGCTGGTGCCCCGATGGCTGAGCGGCCATCACTGTGAGCCGGCGCTAGTGCACGGGGATCTCTGGTGCGGCAATGCGGGCCTGCTGAGCAATGGCTGCAGCACAATTTTCGATCCCGCCTGTTTCTGGGGAGATCGGGAAGTGGATCTGGCGATGGCCCAGCTATTCGGCGGGTTTCCGAAGGCTTTTTTTAGCGGCTACGAAAATGGATGGCCGCTGGAGCCTGGGGCTAAGGGTCGGGTCGCCCTCTACAACCTGTATCACCTTTTGAATCACGCCAACTTGTTTGGCGGCGGCTGGGGACGCCAGGCTCAAACCACAATTGATCAGCTGCTTCTTAATAGCTGCTGA
- the crtD gene encoding C-3',4' desaturase CrtD: MEKRLDVVVVGAGIAGLTAAALLAREGLTVELLEAHQQSGGCAGTFRRGPYTFDVGATQVAGLEPGGSHQRLLAHFGLPLPQATPLDPACVVDLADGRPPVRIWRDPARWKAEREQQFPGSGRFWQLCATLHGANWAFASRDPVLPPRSLWDLGQLLPALRPANLASGLLAAASVADLLTLTGCGGDPRLRRFLDLQLRLYSQEPAERTAALYGATVLAMGQAPLGLWHLQGSMQVLSQQLEQALAAGGGQLRLRHRVSGLERSNEPGGGAGWRVRGERFERQAADVVLALPVQSLPALLGEQLPAGYRQRLAQLPDPSGALVFYGAVERALLPANCPAHLQLDWADPGTLFVSVSHEGDGRAPAGLATVIASVFTAAKPWFGLEATAYDQAKAEALAAMQRGLESLLGINSEQWRHAELATPRGFERWTGRPFGFVGGLGQHPSRFGPFGLASRTPLPGLWLCGDSIHPGEGTAAVGLSALMACRQLLAERGQTLNLNT; the protein is encoded by the coding sequence ATGGAGAAGCGCCTCGATGTGGTGGTGGTGGGCGCCGGCATCGCCGGCCTCACCGCCGCAGCCCTACTGGCCCGGGAGGGACTAACGGTGGAACTGCTGGAAGCCCACCAGCAGAGCGGCGGCTGCGCCGGCACCTTCCGCCGCGGCCCTTACACCTTTGATGTGGGCGCCACCCAGGTGGCAGGCCTGGAACCGGGCGGCAGCCACCAGCGCCTGCTGGCCCACTTCGGTCTGCCCCTACCGCAGGCCACCCCCCTGGATCCAGCCTGCGTGGTGGATCTGGCCGATGGCCGGCCACCGGTGCGGATCTGGCGCGATCCAGCTCGCTGGAAGGCCGAGCGGGAGCAGCAGTTTCCCGGCAGCGGCCGCTTCTGGCAGCTCTGCGCCACCCTGCATGGTGCCAACTGGGCTTTTGCAAGCCGCGATCCGGTGCTGCCGCCGCGCAGCCTCTGGGACCTGGGCCAGCTGCTGCCGGCCCTAAGGCCCGCCAACCTGGCCAGTGGCCTACTCGCTGCCGCCAGCGTGGCTGATCTGCTCACGCTCACGGGCTGTGGCGGGGATCCACGCCTGCGCCGCTTCCTGGATCTGCAGCTACGCCTGTACTCCCAGGAGCCAGCAGAGCGCACCGCCGCCCTCTATGGCGCCACCGTGCTGGCCATGGGCCAGGCACCGCTTGGGCTCTGGCACCTGCAGGGCTCCATGCAGGTGCTCAGCCAGCAGCTGGAGCAGGCCCTGGCTGCCGGCGGCGGCCAGCTGCGACTGCGTCACCGGGTGAGCGGCCTGGAGCGCAGCAACGAGCCTGGAGGCGGGGCGGGCTGGCGGGTACGGGGCGAGCGCTTCGAACGGCAGGCCGCCGATGTGGTGCTGGCGCTGCCGGTGCAGAGCCTGCCCGCTCTGCTGGGCGAGCAGCTACCCGCGGGCTACCGGCAACGGCTGGCCCAGCTCCCCGATCCCTCCGGCGCGTTGGTGTTCTATGGCGCAGTGGAGCGAGCCCTGCTGCCTGCCAACTGCCCCGCCCACCTACAACTCGATTGGGCCGATCCGGGCACCTTGTTTGTGTCGGTGAGCCACGAGGGCGACGGCCGGGCGCCGGCGGGCCTGGCCACGGTGATCGCCAGCGTGTTCACAGCAGCGAAGCCCTGGTTTGGCCTCGAAGCCACCGCCTACGACCAAGCCAAGGCAGAAGCGCTGGCCGCCATGCAGAGGGGGTTGGAGTCGCTGCTGGGCATCAACTCAGAACAGTGGCGCCACGCTGAGCTGGCCACACCCCGGGGTTTTGAGCGCTGGACAGGGCGGCCCTTTGGCTTTGTGGGCGGCCTGGGACAGCACCCCAGCCGCTTCGGGCCCTTCGGCCTGGCCAGCCGCACCCCCCTGCCGGGCCTGTGGCTGTGCGGCGATTCGATCCACCCCGGCGAGGGCACCGCCGCCGTTGGCCTCTCAGCCCTGATGGCCTGCCGGCAGCTGCTGGCAGAGCGGGGCCAAACCCTGAACCTCAACACTTAG
- a CDS encoding prephenate/arogenate dehydrogenase, translated as MTPDSLPSPQARARSTVNPWRQGPVGIVGLGLIGGSLGLDLQHQGVEVRALVHREATAERARQRLLATEVDTNPAVLAGCSLVVLALPLDRLLEPPPELLAALPPQAVITDVGSVKAPVLQLWQGLHPRFVASHPMAGTAEAGVEAGQQGLFRGRPWVATPSAATDPQALALVQGLAQAVGAHWLCCGAAEHDQAVALISHLPVLVGAALLQTADRAGAAGAGDLAGLVRALASSGFADTSRVGGGNPELGTLMARCNREALLVALALYRQQLEALEQQVSQGDWQGLRQELDRSQELRPQFL; from the coding sequence ATGACTCCCGATTCCTTGCCCAGCCCCCAGGCTCGTGCTCGCAGCACCGTCAATCCGTGGCGGCAGGGGCCCGTGGGGATCGTGGGCTTGGGATTGATTGGTGGCTCCCTGGGCCTGGATTTGCAGCACCAAGGCGTGGAGGTGCGTGCCTTAGTGCACCGTGAGGCCACCGCCGAGCGAGCCCGGCAGCGGCTCCTGGCCACCGAGGTGGATACCAATCCTGCCGTGCTGGCCGGCTGCAGCCTGGTGGTGTTGGCCCTGCCCCTAGACCGGCTGCTGGAGCCGCCGCCGGAGTTGCTGGCGGCGTTGCCACCCCAGGCGGTGATCACCGATGTGGGTTCGGTGAAGGCGCCGGTGCTGCAGCTCTGGCAGGGCTTGCATCCCCGTTTTGTCGCCAGTCATCCGATGGCTGGTACGGCTGAGGCGGGCGTGGAGGCGGGGCAGCAGGGGTTGTTTCGCGGGCGCCCTTGGGTGGCGACCCCCTCTGCCGCCACCGATCCGCAGGCGCTGGCGTTGGTTCAGGGCTTGGCCCAGGCTGTGGGGGCCCACTGGCTCTGTTGCGGCGCCGCTGAGCACGACCAAGCGGTGGCGCTGATCTCCCACCTGCCTGTGTTGGTGGGTGCCGCCCTGCTGCAGACGGCTGATCGGGCGGGCGCTGCGGGCGCCGGGGATCTAGCTGGCCTAGTGCGCGCCCTGGCTTCGAGCGGCTTTGCCGACACCAGCCGGGTGGGCGGCGGCAATCCGGAGTTGGGCACCCTGATGGCCCGCTGCAACCGCGAGGCGCTGTTAGTGGCGCTGGCGCTCTACCGGCAGCAGTTGGAAGCCCTCGAGCAGCAGGTGAGCCAGGGGGACTGGCAGGGCTTGCGGCAGGAGCTCGATCGCAGCCAGGAGTTGCGGCCGCAGTTTCTCTGA
- a CDS encoding helicase has translation MLEARAHQQLKALLHQEGSAPWPHHLSLSRLVARSLRRGDHTLVRIAPGSEPSWWISLLVPLALSECPLAIVVGEAQRQRLLQVELPRLAKAEPSMALACFEGDQAPEAARVWLLSHQQLVAAWQQGWLGERQLVIPEAEQLDALLRQALEVVVTPQHWDQLRRAQPAAESSLLSLHQRLNRRVLSAPRRPNQLVALAPDDEAPLRHLLQLLSPLPAPWPDWLAAKGDGWTSWAQLNPQLLQWQLHRHPLEPLAVLRGLLEGRGAVLLGQLAPGSELGLQPVVDLNLGDAPLADPLPLFAPLRQPLPNSPNYGQHLLEQSRRLILGQAGLTIVLIDDDALRLGLTSGLAAEFGSRVGHESTAPEANGVICGRWCWWLQQQARLPLPSQIVIALLPIASLEDPLTAARVMALRQEGRDWFREGLLPDALTRLQLGVAGLRREGAGRLAVLDGRLRGRSWGRQVLAALEPWINLTRLLPH, from the coding sequence ATGCTCGAAGCCCGCGCCCATCAGCAACTCAAAGCCCTGTTGCACCAGGAGGGCAGTGCTCCCTGGCCCCACCACCTCAGCCTCAGCCGCTTGGTGGCCCGCAGCCTGCGCCGCGGCGACCACACCCTGGTGCGAATAGCACCAGGCAGCGAGCCCAGCTGGTGGATCAGCCTGCTGGTACCCCTGGCCCTGAGCGAGTGCCCCCTGGCCATAGTGGTGGGCGAGGCCCAACGCCAACGGCTGCTGCAGGTGGAGCTGCCCAGGCTGGCAAAGGCCGAACCAAGCATGGCCCTGGCCTGCTTCGAGGGCGACCAAGCACCAGAAGCTGCCCGCGTCTGGCTGCTTAGCCATCAGCAGCTGGTGGCGGCCTGGCAACAGGGGTGGCTGGGGGAGCGCCAACTGGTGATCCCGGAGGCTGAACAGCTCGACGCCCTGCTGCGCCAAGCGTTGGAGGTGGTGGTCACACCCCAGCACTGGGACCAACTGCGGCGGGCCCAGCCCGCGGCCGAGTCCAGCCTGCTGAGCCTGCACCAACGGCTCAATCGCCGGGTGCTCAGCGCCCCCCGCCGTCCCAACCAGCTGGTGGCCTTGGCCCCAGACGACGAAGCTCCCCTGCGCCATCTACTGCAGCTGCTAAGCCCCCTACCCGCGCCATGGCCCGACTGGCTGGCCGCCAAGGGCGACGGCTGGACCAGCTGGGCCCAGCTGAATCCCCAACTGCTGCAATGGCAACTGCACCGCCACCCCCTCGAGCCCTTGGCGGTGCTGCGCGGTCTGCTGGAGGGGCGGGGTGCGGTGCTGCTGGGCCAACTTGCGCCGGGTAGTGAATTGGGGCTGCAGCCGGTTGTGGACCTAAATCTCGGCGATGCGCCCCTTGCCGACCCCCTGCCCCTATTTGCGCCGCTGCGCCAACCGCTGCCGAATAGCCCGAACTACGGACAGCACCTGCTCGAGCAAAGCCGGCGCCTGATCCTTGGCCAAGCAGGGCTAACAATCGTGCTGATCGATGACGACGCCCTGCGATTGGGACTTACCAGTGGGCTGGCAGCGGAATTCGGCAGTCGCGTAGGGCACGAGAGCACCGCGCCCGAGGCTAATGGGGTGATTTGTGGCCGCTGGTGCTGGTGGCTCCAGCAGCAGGCCCGGTTGCCGCTGCCAAGCCAGATCGTGATCGCCCTGCTGCCGATCGCCAGCCTCGAAGATCCACTCACCGCTGCGCGAGTAATGGCCCTGCGCCAGGAGGGCCGCGATTGGTTCCGAGAGGGCCTGCTGCCAGATGCCCTAACCCGTTTGCAGCTCGGTGTAGCGGGGCTTAGGCGCGAGGGCGCTGGCCGACTGGCCGTACTGGATGGGCGGCTGCGGGGGCGGAGCTGGGGCCGCCAGGTGCTCGCAGCCCTGGAACCCTGGATCAACCTCACCCGCCTACTGCCTCACTGA
- a CDS encoding DUF2839 domain-containing protein, producing MGEAKRRSIQGLPPKLVKPKRPKEIDTSPRIAAWLPLTRNQADRFVTLSTKGAWIGIGALVLFWLTVRFVGPAAGWWNLSDG from the coding sequence ATGGGGGAAGCCAAACGTCGCAGCATTCAGGGTCTGCCACCCAAGCTGGTTAAGCCGAAACGGCCCAAGGAAATTGACACCTCCCCCCGCATCGCAGCCTGGCTGCCTCTGACGCGCAACCAGGCTGATCGCTTCGTCACCCTCTCCACCAAAGGGGCCTGGATAGGCATCGGCGCCCTGGTGCTGTTCTGGCTGACGGTGCGTTTTGTCGGCCCCGCCGCCGGCTGGTGGAACCTGTCCGACGGCTAA
- a CDS encoding DUF1815 family protein, translated as MFPRLAEQYRSVVHDLVMSLQALAKSLQGRGIAATCYVCGDGRDGHGASFVANLDANHMVRFLVSDFGISWVESRDGHELVKLEGAEAIQELQRVAQVLQSPVAAQGSRTPSSANLPNPNQLKGAFTLP; from the coding sequence GTGTTCCCACGCTTAGCCGAGCAGTACAGATCTGTGGTTCACGACCTGGTGATGAGTCTTCAGGCTCTCGCCAAAAGCCTTCAAGGCCGAGGCATTGCAGCCACTTGCTATGTGTGCGGTGATGGCCGGGATGGTCACGGGGCCTCTTTCGTCGCCAACCTCGACGCGAATCACATGGTTAGGTTTTTGGTTTCCGATTTCGGCATCAGCTGGGTGGAATCCCGCGATGGCCACGAACTGGTGAAACTGGAAGGAGCCGAAGCCATCCAGGAGCTGCAGCGAGTCGCTCAGGTGCTCCAAAGCCCCGTGGCAGCACAAGGATCGCGAACTCCATCTTCAGCCAACCTGCCTAACCCCAACCAGCTCAAGGGAGCATTCACTCTCCCTTGA
- the recA gene encoding recombinase RecA has product MASASSANSSTADSRAAAERDKALGLVLNQIERNFGKGSIMRLGDASRMRVETIGTGALTLDLALGGGYPKGRVVEVYGPESSGKTTLTLHAIAEVQKRGGVAAFVDAEHALDPVYAAALGVDIENLLVSQPDTGEMALEIVDQLVRSAAVDIVVIDSVAALTPRAEIEGEMGDLAVGAQARLMSQAMRKITGNIGKSGCTVIFLNQLRQKIGVTYGNPETTTGGNALKFYASVRLDIRRIQTLKRGTEEYGIRAKVKVAKNKVAPPFRIAEFDILFGRGISTLGCLLDLAEETGVVVRKGAWYSYEGDNIGQGRDNTITWLEQNPAQAEVIEQLTRQKLKEGSEVTANSMKPLAAAAKAAVAASGLAEAGDGLEELSVAS; this is encoded by the coding sequence TTGGCTTCTGCCTCTTCAGCTAATAGTTCCACTGCCGATAGTCGGGCAGCGGCCGAGCGCGACAAGGCCTTGGGGCTTGTCTTGAATCAGATCGAGCGCAATTTCGGCAAGGGTTCGATCATGCGCCTGGGGGATGCGTCCCGCATGCGGGTGGAAACCATAGGCACCGGCGCCCTCACCCTGGATCTGGCCCTGGGTGGGGGCTATCCCAAGGGCCGCGTAGTGGAGGTCTATGGGCCGGAGAGTTCCGGTAAGACCACCCTCACGCTGCATGCCATTGCCGAGGTGCAAAAGCGAGGTGGTGTGGCTGCTTTTGTGGATGCGGAGCATGCCCTCGACCCCGTCTATGCAGCGGCCCTTGGCGTTGACATTGAAAATCTGCTGGTCTCCCAACCGGATACCGGTGAGATGGCCTTGGAGATCGTCGACCAGCTGGTGCGTTCAGCCGCCGTGGACATCGTGGTGATCGACTCGGTGGCGGCCTTGACCCCCCGCGCTGAAATTGAAGGCGAAATGGGGGACCTGGCGGTGGGTGCCCAGGCTCGCCTGATGAGCCAGGCCATGCGCAAGATCACCGGCAACATCGGTAAATCCGGCTGCACCGTGATATTCCTCAACCAGCTGCGCCAGAAGATCGGTGTCACCTATGGCAATCCGGAAACCACCACTGGTGGTAATGCCCTCAAGTTCTATGCATCGGTGCGCTTAGATATTCGCCGGATTCAGACCCTTAAGCGGGGCACCGAGGAGTACGGCATCCGCGCCAAGGTGAAGGTGGCTAAAAACAAAGTCGCCCCGCCCTTCCGGATCGCTGAATTCGACATCTTGTTTGGCCGTGGCATCAGCACCCTGGGCTGTTTGCTGGATCTGGCCGAGGAGACCGGTGTGGTGGTCCGCAAAGGTGCCTGGTACAGCTATGAGGGCGACAACATTGGTCAGGGTCGGGATAACACGATCACCTGGCTGGAGCAAAACCCAGCCCAGGCTGAGGTGATTGAACAGCTCACTCGGCAAAAGCTGAAGGAGGGCTCAGAGGTCACCGCCAATTCCATGAAGCCCCTCGCCGCGGCTGCTAAGGCGGCTGTTGCAGCATCAGGGCTCGCTGAAGCGGGCGATGGCCTCGAAGAGTTGTCGGTGGCTAGCTGA
- a CDS encoding HAD family hydrolase, whose protein sequence is MSFAPPAATGFWARSGPLIVFDFDGVLMDGMPEYWWSARAAALQLAPELALPEQAPAGFVRLRPLIHKGWEMVLMAAELGRPELNLEGLLADYDGALPAALARWGWQPERLQRQLEQVRNAAIAEAPTAWLSRHRLYPGVKERLLRLGQEGADWVVLTTKGAAFAARLLAAAALEPCALYGHEHGSKPEVLHQLLDQGRPLWFVEDRRPTLATVRADSRLAAVRCFLVSWGYLGPQDAEALPADIAWLTPEQFAAPLAQWPQ, encoded by the coding sequence ATGTCTTTCGCTCCTCCTGCTGCGACTGGCTTTTGGGCTAGATCTGGCCCCCTGATCGTCTTTGATTTCGACGGGGTGCTGATGGATGGCATGCCCGAATACTGGTGGTCGGCCCGGGCGGCGGCCCTGCAGCTGGCTCCAGAGCTGGCGCTTCCCGAGCAGGCACCGGCAGGTTTCGTCCGCTTGCGGCCCCTGATTCACAAGGGTTGGGAGATGGTGCTGATGGCGGCGGAGCTGGGCCGCCCGGAGCTCAATCTGGAGGGGTTGCTGGCCGATTACGACGGGGCCTTACCTGCCGCTCTGGCCCGTTGGGGGTGGCAGCCGGAGCGGCTGCAGCGCCAGCTCGAGCAGGTCCGCAATGCCGCCATCGCTGAAGCGCCTACTGCCTGGCTTTCCCGCCACAGGCTTTACCCGGGGGTGAAGGAGCGATTACTGCGCTTGGGGCAGGAAGGGGCCGACTGGGTGGTGCTCACCACCAAGGGCGCCGCTTTTGCGGCCAGGCTGTTGGCGGCTGCGGCTCTAGAGCCTTGCGCCCTCTATGGCCACGAGCACGGCAGCAAGCCCGAGGTGCTGCACCAGCTGCTGGATCAGGGGCGACCGCTCTGGTTTGTCGAAGACCGACGCCCCACGCTGGCAACGGTGCGAGCTGATTCCCGCTTGGCAGCGGTGCGTTGTTTTTTGGTGAGTTGGGGGTATTTGGGTCCCCAGGACGCTGAGGCTTTGCCGGCTGACATCGCCTGGCTGACGCCGGAGCAATTTGCTGCCCCCCTGGCGCAATGGCCCCAGTGA